AATCCGTACAAACCAATAAAGTCTTCTCTAACAATCTGCTGAAGATATAAAAGAACATTATCATTAATAGATGGCATATTAGCAAGAGTAGTACCAGAAGTCAATACTTTGTATCCAATATTATTATTTTCAATAATTATATAATCTTTGCTTACACCAGCAAATATTCCTCTTATGTATTCGTACAAAAAAATCACCATCCAATATATAAACTCTATTTTGCATTTTCTATATTAATTTGTCAATTCATATAATACTTTACCATCATAACAAATTTTATTCAACAAAAAAACTTGGGGCTATGAACTATATTCCCCAAGTTTTTCCTCAGCTTCTTCCTTGCTATCGAATTGCAAATATTTTGATCCTTTTTCTAAGAGATCATAATCACTTTTAGTAGGTACTTCAATATCAGTAATATCAGTACTTTCATCCTCAATATACATATTTCCTTCATTATCTGTCTTATATATTGCCAAGCAGTCGTTTTTTACACCTAATACATATTTATTTGGTTCATAACTGTCTATTTTCCTGCTTAAAACAACTTCGCTTTGTGTAAAGTTCTCAATAGTATACCCGCTATCCTCAAGTTCTTTTTTAGTCTTGCCTGTAAACTCAGAGGCTTTCATTTCCTTTTCATCTGTCTTTGCAGCTTTTACATATTGTATTTTAAGCGTTACTTTTGCATTGGGGGATATAGTTTCTTGCGCCTTCAGAACAGAGGTTACATTATCAACACCAGCCTGATCCGCACTATTTATCTTTCCATTTTTACTTTTGTCGAATTTATTCATACCCCAATTAAAGCTTATTATAAAGGCACAAGCCAAAAATATTACCGAAGAAACAATTAAAATTACTTTTTTGTTGGACATAATATCCCTCCTCGGCTGATATTATGTCCATATTTTCAGAGATTATACAATCTTCTAAAAAATACCTTCTTCTGCGTCCACTAAAAGCTGTTCTATCTTAGGAGTACATCTTCTTCCGCAGCAGCCTCCTGACCCGGCTCCTGTTGCTGCCTGTACTTCCTTTAATGTTTTAGCCCCATTTTTAATAGCCTTTTTTATAGTAGATCTAGGAATTGCTTTACATAAACATACCTTAGTTAATTTATCTAATATTTCCTGATTTAAATTCTGTTCCATCTTTTAGACCTTCCTCTCATAACATAAATTTTAAAACAAAGACACCAGGGTTTTACCTGGTGTCTTTCATATTGTTGCTGAGCAAGTCTATAAGCCGAGTTCTGTATTTGACAGCCATCTATCTAGGCCTATTGTTACCAATAAGCTCAAGCGACACACCCGAAGGCGGAGCGGGCAACTCCTTCATCCTGTTTCAGATGAGGCCTTCCTATTTGGTCTTGCTCCAAGTGGGGTTTACATAGCCGCAAAGTCGCCATTGCGCTGGTGAGCTCTTACCTCGCCTTTCCACCCTTACCACATAGGTTGTTCCTATATGGCGGTATATCTCTGTTGCACTTTCCTTAGAGTCGCCTCCACTGGGGGTTACCCAGCACCCTGCCCTATGGAGCTCGGACTTTCCTCTCCCTGAATACTAATAACTTAGTTTCAGGCAGCGACCGTCTGGCTTACTCAACGAGTATTATAATAGCACACTAAGTATAATAAATCAAATTATTTTTTATTCCATATTTAGCAGTTAGTTTATAACTAATATTTTATTAAAAAAATTTATAAACTGGTTTGCATTTATCTGATACAACTACTTCATTGCTGTATCCTTCTTCATTAAGTACTCTTTTAAGTTTCTCAGAAACGACAATCATAGACGGCCATTCTGTTTCAAAATGCCCAGCATCAATTATTCCTATTCCCATTTCTGAATAATCGCTTACATAATGATATGAAGTATCTCCAGTTATTATGCATTCTGCCCCAGCCTTAAAAGCTTGTTTAAAGTAATCTTCTCCGCTTCCGTTAACAATTGCAATTTTGTTAATTAACTTCTCCCCGTCACCAGAATATCTTAAGGAATCAATTTTTAGCTTTTCTTTAACTTTCTTGCATAAACTAATAAGTGTAATTGCGTCTTCTAATTCAACCAATCTTCCAATTCCTTGTTCTTTGCCCTCTGAAGCTAAAGAACAAGGTTCAAGGACAGTCCATTCATTAAAACCTAGCAGCTTGGTAATTATATCATTCATTCCATCTGTTGCAACGTCCAGATTTGTATGGCTTGAATATAGATTTATATTATTTCTTATTAATTCTATAATCTTCTTTCCTTGAAGAGTATCATTTGTTATTGTACTAGGCTTCAAAAATAGCAGTGGATGATGAGAAACAATAAGGTTGCAGTTCTTATCTACAGCTTCTTTTATAACATCTAATGTACAATCTAAGGCAATCAATATTTTTGTTATCTCAGAATCTAAATCTCCAACCATTAGTCCAACATTGTCATAGCTTTCCTTTAAATAAGAAGGTGCATAGCTTTCCATAATATCTCTTATGTCCCTAACCTTTAATGACATTGTCCCCGCAGCTCCTTTAGCTTATCAATTTTAATTTTAAGCTCATTTTTTCTTTCTTTAGCGTTTTCAGTATCTTCATTGAGATTGCCGTATATGTTACAGTACTTATCAAGCTTATAGGATATATATTCTGAAATCATGGGATGCTTATCTTCAATAAGTCTTTTGCCTATCTCATAATACATAGAATCAACCGTTAAAAACTTATTACCATAGCGCACCTTAATTATTTCATAATATTTTCCCTCTTCAAAGCACAATTCTTCCTCCAGTATTTCAAAGCCTCTTTCATAAATATAGGCTCTAAGAACTTCTGGATTTTGAACAGGTTGAAGTATGCAGCTTTCCAGGTTCTTGAACACTTCCATACCTTCTTCTATTATATCTCTAATAAGATTCCCGCCCATTCCCGCTATAACAGCAGCTTGCACTTCTTTTGGCGCAATGGTGGAAAATCCTCCCCCTAGCCTGCAATCTATTTTCTTATGCAGGTTCTCAAGCTTAACATTTTTCTTTGCTTTCTCAACAGGTCCCTTATTTATATCAGAGGCAACCGCTCTTATGCAAATTCCATTCTTGATCAAATAAATTGGTATATAGGCATGATCAGTACCTATATCAGCCATTTTATCGCAAACATCAACCATTGAGGCTATCTTTTTAAGTCTTATCCCAAGTTCCATAATCCCTCCGATTAGTATTTCAAACGAATTAGTAAATCTATTTAAAGGTGTACACAATTCTAAATTGAATTAATAAAAAAGCAGCAGCGATAACCAAAGCTACATATATAAATCTATTTGCTAATCTTCTATCATATTTTGCATAAAAGTGAGAAGCATAATACATGCAAAATTGTATAGACATATTTAGCGCCCCATATACCATTTGACTAAAAGCAAACTGCTTCCCTTTCCCAATCTCCAAAGGCATAAATGATGAATCAAAGCTAAGAGGCATTGTATCAGGTAGTTTGTTCATCAAGTACAGTATAAATGGATTTAAGGTTAATATAATATTTATTATAGTCACCACAAAGAAAGGCATCATAAAAGACTTATCTTTGTGCAGGCTTACCTCTTTATCCCATTTGTATTCCCATTCTATTATTGGTATACGATTTTCTGTTAATTGCTTTGCAAATCCCTCATCATACTCAGGAGACACTGCGTAGTTTTTCTCACCATACTTTAAGTAGAAAATTTTATTATTATCAGTAACATACATACTGGTTGTACCGATACTTTTGATAAAGGATCTTCCTAAAGCGAAATCATTAGTACAAAATCCAGACAATTTTATACCATTAATTTTTTCGTTTAATATTTGATATGCTTCAATTTTTGATATTTGAATTTTAATTTTTCTAAAAACGTTTAAAATGTATATGTATTCATTGTCAATGCCGTATTTTAGAGTACTAAATACAAGAATATAATAAATTTGATAAGCATTGAAAATTATAAGAAATAGCTTTATGAGACTTGAAAGCACATATGAATTTATAAAAAAGTACATTATACCAATAAGTGCATTATATAGTATCGTGCTTCCTAATAAATGATACAGTCCACTGCCCCTTCTTGGCTTATAAATTATCAAATTATCACTTCCTCTCTTTCTTGATATTATAACATACTTTAATTAAAAAGAAAAAGCACCAAAATGATTGGGTGCTTAATCCAAATAATCCTTAAGTTTTTTACTTCTGCTTGGATGTCTTAGTTTTCTTAATGCTTTAGCTTCAATTTGTCTTATTCTTTCTCTCGTAACATTAAATTCTTTACCTACTTCTTCAAGTGTTCTAGCTCTTCCATCATCAAGTCCAAATCTTAATCTTAAAACTTTCTCTTCTCTAGGTGTTAGTGTATCCAATACATTTATTAACTGTTCCTTCAGCATTGTGAAGGCAGCTGCCTCAGCTGGTGCTGGCGCATCATCATCTGGTATAAAATCTCCTAAATGACTGTCTTCTTCTTCTCCGATTGGAGTTTCAAGAGATACAGGTTCTTGAGCAATCTTCATGATTTCTCTTACT
The genomic region above belongs to Clostridium swellfunianum and contains:
- a CDS encoding PH domain-containing protein → MIIYKPRRGSGLYHLLGSTILYNALIGIMYFFINSYVLSSLIKLFLIIFNAYQIYYILVFSTLKYGIDNEYIYILNVFRKIKIQISKIEAYQILNEKINGIKLSGFCTNDFALGRSFIKSIGTTSMYVTDNNKIFYLKYGEKNYAVSPEYDEGFAKQLTENRIPIIEWEYKWDKEVSLHKDKSFMMPFFVVTIINIILTLNPFILYLMNKLPDTMPLSFDSSFMPLEIGKGKQFAFSQMVYGALNMSIQFCMYYASHFYAKYDRRLANRFIYVALVIAAAFLLIQFRIVYTFK
- a CDS encoding (2Fe-2S)-binding protein gives rise to the protein MEQNLNQEILDKLTKVCLCKAIPRSTIKKAIKNGAKTLKEVQAATGAGSGGCCGRRCTPKIEQLLVDAEEGIF
- a CDS encoding tRNA (adenine(22)-N(1))-methyltransferase, whose protein sequence is MELGIRLKKIASMVDVCDKMADIGTDHAYIPIYLIKNGICIRAVASDINKGPVEKAKKNVKLENLHKKIDCRLGGGFSTIAPKEVQAAVIAGMGGNLIRDIIEEGMEVFKNLESCILQPVQNPEVLRAYIYERGFEILEEELCFEEGKYYEIIKVRYGNKFLTVDSMYYEIGKRLIEDKHPMISEYISYKLDKYCNIYGNLNEDTENAKERKNELKIKIDKLKELRGQCH
- a CDS encoding Nif3-like dinuclear metal center hexameric protein, with translation MSLKVRDIRDIMESYAPSYLKESYDNVGLMVGDLDSEITKILIALDCTLDVIKEAVDKNCNLIVSHHPLLFLKPSTITNDTLQGKKIIELIRNNINLYSSHTNLDVATDGMNDIITKLLGFNEWTVLEPCSLASEGKEQGIGRLVELEDAITLISLCKKVKEKLKIDSLRYSGDGEKLINKIAIVNGSGEDYFKQAFKAGAECIITGDTSYHYVSDYSEMGIGIIDAGHFETEWPSMIVVSEKLKRVLNEEGYSNEVVVSDKCKPVYKFF